From one Treponema denticola genomic stretch:
- a CDS encoding flagellar hook-length control protein FliK: protein MQALDVRMQALPVQEPERKASEDFKRADAEPVRNGDSFLAMIKKMIAAAKDGSKEADEARFEDARLREAEIRDLSLQKEAGRQNTELSSEDHKSKKIDAENLLNSKEAYLKDSKNLLKKPKNEIQKPNSEHLQAEKTQKDALELNLKILNEDFSDEIKDFLPQDVKEDETISLLSDEALKKLDKAEKKKTQSFDDEKTEQAGKLGLLSKADKKDLSKKLSLQAEAAQENVSKKPVSKPKPKISVEDLRSMPSAQADAAIHTTASESRVETDNSVDMVIDFSGKAQNASQGGEVQNTQTGSEAQKTSQTFSAMLTQEIREAAADFVQAGKIVLRDNNAGEIRLHLRPENLGAVKINLELSEGKRVTGTVTVASKEAYEAFEKNLDNLAEEFKQNGFEFAEFNLDWSGTSSQEGFAENFEPFSGFAYKNQEQDLRQLEKTADNLSTYSYVYGSTVDLLA from the coding sequence ATGCAAGCACTTGATGTTCGTATGCAGGCTTTGCCGGTACAAGAACCGGAAAGAAAAGCTTCTGAGGACTTTAAAAGAGCTGATGCGGAACCTGTAAGAAATGGAGATTCATTCCTGGCAATGATCAAAAAGATGATTGCCGCCGCCAAGGATGGAAGCAAGGAGGCTGATGAAGCCCGATTTGAGGATGCCCGTCTTAGGGAAGCCGAAATCAGGGATTTATCGCTTCAAAAGGAAGCAGGAAGGCAGAATACGGAACTATCATCTGAAGACCATAAGTCTAAGAAAATAGATGCTGAAAATCTGCTTAATTCCAAAGAAGCTTATTTAAAAGATTCCAAGAATTTGCTAAAGAAGCCGAAGAACGAAATTCAAAAGCCGAACTCAGAACATTTGCAGGCTGAAAAGACTCAAAAAGATGCTCTTGAGCTAAATCTTAAAATTCTCAATGAGGATTTTAGTGATGAAATTAAGGACTTTTTGCCGCAAGACGTAAAAGAAGATGAAACTATTTCTCTTCTTTCCGATGAAGCTTTAAAAAAATTAGACAAGGCGGAAAAGAAAAAAACTCAGTCCTTTGACGATGAAAAGACGGAACAAGCCGGAAAGTTGGGGCTTTTATCCAAGGCCGATAAAAAAGACTTATCAAAAAAACTTTCTTTGCAAGCCGAGGCAGCTCAGGAAAATGTAAGCAAAAAACCGGTTTCCAAACCTAAACCGAAGATTTCTGTAGAAGACTTACGTTCAATGCCTTCTGCCCAAGCGGATGCTGCCATTCATACAACAGCTTCGGAATCGCGGGTTGAAACGGACAACTCCGTCGATATGGTAATCGATTTTAGCGGCAAAGCTCAAAATGCATCACAGGGCGGAGAGGTGCAAAACACTCAAACCGGAAGCGAAGCTCAAAAAACAAGCCAAACTTTTTCTGCTATGTTGACTCAAGAAATACGGGAAGCTGCAGCAGACTTTGTACAAGCCGGAAAAATAGTTCTCCGCGACAATAATGCAGGAGAAATAAGACTCCATCTAAGACCTGAAAATCTGGGAGCCGTAAAAATCAATTTGGAGCTGAGCGAGGGAAAAAGGGTTACGGGAACAGTAACTGTTGCCTCTAAAGAAGCCTACGAAGCCTTTGAGAAAAATTTGGATAATTTGGCCGAAGAATTTAAACAAAACGGTTTTGAATTTGCCGAATTTAATTTAGATTGGTCGGGAACTTCAAGTCAAGAAGGATTTGCCGAAAATTTTGAACCTTTTTCAGGATTTGCTTATAAAAATCAAGAACAAGATTTAAGGCAGCTTGAAAAAACGGCCGATAATTTGAGTACCTACAGTTATGTCTATGGTTCGACTGTAGATCTTTTGGCTTAA
- the flgE gene encoding flagellar hook protein FlgE: MMRSLFSGVTGMQNHQTRMDVIGNNVANVNTTGFKRGRVNFQDLISQQLSGAARPTEELGGVNPKEVGLGMMVASIDTIFTQGALQTTGVNTDLAIQGNGFFILKDGEKTFYTRAGAFGIDKEGTLVNPANGMRVQGWMAEEADGFRIINTSGQTEDLNIPIGQKLDAKATTSVNYACNLDKRLPELPEGANRAQILESTWSTEFKVYDSFGEAHELQIDFARVPGEVNAWQATVNVDPTNAEATATRVGIGTTDGVQNSFIVRFDNNGHLASVTDTAGNLTAPAGQVLVQISYNVVGANPDEAGAPTRHTFDVNLGEIGTSKNTITQFSDKSTTKAYEQDGYTLGYLENFRIDQSGIITGVYSNGVRQEIGQIAMAGFANQGGLEKAGQNTYVQSNNSGIANVSTSGTVGKGYFIGGTLEMSNVDLTDQFVDMIVTQKGFQAGAKTIQTSDTMLETVLNLKR, encoded by the coding sequence ATGATGAGATCATTATTTTCCGGCGTAACCGGAATGCAAAATCACCAAACAAGAATGGACGTTATCGGAAATAACGTTGCCAACGTAAATACAACAGGTTTTAAGAGGGGAAGAGTAAACTTTCAAGACTTAATTTCACAGCAATTAAGCGGTGCAGCCCGTCCTACCGAGGAACTCGGCGGTGTAAACCCCAAAGAAGTCGGCTTGGGTATGATGGTCGCAAGCATTGATACAATCTTTACACAGGGAGCCTTGCAGACAACAGGTGTCAACACCGATCTTGCAATTCAAGGAAACGGCTTTTTTATTCTTAAAGACGGAGAAAAAACTTTTTACACAAGGGCCGGTGCCTTCGGTATCGATAAAGAAGGAACCTTGGTAAATCCCGCAAATGGAATGAGAGTCCAGGGCTGGATGGCTGAAGAAGCTGACGGTTTCAGGATAATCAACACATCGGGTCAAACGGAAGATTTAAATATTCCTATAGGTCAAAAACTTGACGCAAAGGCAACCACAAGTGTAAACTATGCTTGTAACCTTGATAAGAGACTGCCTGAATTGCCCGAAGGAGCAAACCGGGCTCAAATTTTGGAATCTACTTGGTCTACGGAATTTAAGGTATATGACAGTTTCGGTGAAGCCCACGAGCTTCAAATCGATTTTGCCAGAGTCCCCGGGGAAGTAAATGCTTGGCAGGCAACAGTAAATGTTGATCCGACAAATGCGGAAGCCACAGCTACCCGTGTAGGAATTGGAACAACCGACGGCGTTCAAAACAGCTTTATAGTCCGTTTTGACAATAACGGACATCTTGCTTCCGTTACCGACACTGCAGGAAACTTAACGGCTCCCGCAGGACAAGTTTTGGTTCAAATTTCGTACAATGTAGTAGGTGCAAACCCTGATGAGGCCGGAGCTCCCACAAGACATACATTTGACGTAAACTTAGGCGAAATCGGAACTTCCAAAAACACCATTACTCAGTTCTCCGATAAGAGCACAACAAAGGCCTATGAACAGGACGGATATACTCTAGGTTATCTTGAAAACTTTAGAATCGACCAAAGCGGTATTATCACCGGCGTTTATTCCAACGGTGTAAGGCAGGAAATAGGTCAGATAGCTATGGCCGGTTTTGCCAATCAGGGCGGTCTTGAAAAAGCGGGACAAAACACCTATGTTCAGTCCAATAACTCAGGCATTGCTAATGTTTCTACGTCGGGAACCGTAGGTAAGGGCTACTTTATCGGCGGAACTCTCGAAATGAGTAACGTAGATTTAACCGACCAATTTGTAGACATGATCGTAACTCAAAAAGGCTTTCAGGCAGGAGCTAAAACAATACAAACTTCAGATACAATGCTTGAAACAGTCTTGAACTTGAAACGATAG
- the flgD gene encoding flagellar hook assembly protein FlgD, whose translation MQVNNINRSAVDTAFEQAEMMKNFKSEMSPEEKALLGLQVDTLNKQNFAETRVPKQQLGKDDFLQLLIAQLTHQDPTSPMEDTQFIGQMAQFSSLEQMTNMNKNFAALNELMTGSSAVNAVGKKVDLDLGSSQVSGYISAATRGINPEVMVNGNWYNWSAVKTVYAENN comes from the coding sequence ATGCAAGTAAATAACATTAATAGAAGTGCCGTAGATACGGCTTTTGAACAAGCTGAGATGATGAAGAATTTTAAATCCGAGATGAGTCCTGAAGAAAAAGCTCTTTTAGGTCTACAGGTTGACACCTTAAATAAACAGAATTTTGCAGAAACAAGGGTTCCGAAGCAGCAGCTTGGAAAAGACGACTTTCTTCAGCTTTTAATTGCCCAGCTCACACATCAAGATCCTACATCTCCGATGGAAGACACTCAATTTATAGGGCAAATGGCTCAATTTTCATCCCTTGAGCAGATGACCAATATGAACAAAAACTTTGCAGCCTTAAATGAGCTTATGACAGGCTCATCGGCAGTAAATGCCGTCGGCAAAAAAGTTGACTTAGACCTAGGGTCTTCACAGGTTTCCGGTTATATTTCGGCTGCAACACGCGGTATAAATCCGGAAGTTATGGTAAACGGAAACTGGTACAACTGGTCTGCCGTTAAAACAGTTTATGCAGAAAACAATTAG
- a CDS encoding PD-(D/E)XK nuclease family transposase, whose product MSNEQTILNPKTDWVFKLMFSKGEEGNKALISFLNAFLEDSYGKIIKAEIINTELIRGRPSGETYRLDFLIRTDNGLIVDLEMQQFWKTNYPRRSQMYLMRLASRFLKTEPKEDDFLYAISLSVFGCDVPKNAELVKMPESSIIQYLYVELNELIGYTMKKSLEEYSLKDFWIRFLANYEEDKKSGMLEKLCKLEEGIKMAEATLFRVTDEERRMAIELSDEKYRMYVEDERSEARREGLAEGREKGRSIGLAEGLAEGSHQKALETARNLLDMGLSPNNIARATGLDIKEIEQL is encoded by the coding sequence ATGTCAAATGAACAAACTATTTTAAACCCCAAAACAGATTGGGTTTTTAAGCTGATGTTTTCAAAAGGTGAAGAAGGCAACAAGGCTCTGATAAGTTTTCTAAACGCTTTTTTGGAAGATTCCTACGGTAAAATAATAAAGGCCGAAATCATAAATACCGAGCTTATCCGGGGCAGGCCTTCGGGAGAAACTTACCGCCTCGATTTTTTGATTCGAACCGACAACGGCCTTATTGTAGACCTTGAGATGCAGCAGTTTTGGAAAACAAACTATCCTCGCAGAAGTCAAATGTACCTTATGCGTCTCGCTTCCCGTTTTTTAAAAACGGAGCCCAAGGAAGATGACTTTTTGTACGCTATAAGCCTTTCCGTTTTCGGCTGCGATGTTCCTAAAAACGCAGAGCTTGTAAAGATGCCTGAGAGCTCAATAATTCAATATCTTTATGTTGAATTAAACGAGTTAATAGGTTATACTATGAAAAAGAGTTTGGAAGAGTATAGCTTAAAAGATTTTTGGATAAGGTTTTTGGCCAACTATGAAGAAGACAAAAAAAGCGGAATGTTGGAAAAATTGTGTAAATTAGAGGAGGGTATAAAAATGGCAGAAGCAACACTCTTTAGGGTAACTGATGAAGAGAGGCGAATGGCAATAGAACTCTCTGACGAAAAATACCGGATGTATGTAGAAGATGAACGCAGTGAAGCTAGAAGAGAGGGCTTGGCGGAAGGCCGGGAGAAAGGAAGAAGCATAGGATTAGCAGAAGGGTTGGCTGAAGGCTCACATCAAAAAGCACTTGAAACGGCTAGGAATTTACTTGATATGGGGCTATCACCCAATAATATTGCAAGGGCTACAGGCTTGGATATTAAAGAAATCGAACAA